TATTGAACAAGTTGTTGTGGGTACAGACCAGAAAGGCACCCCTGTGCTGGTCAGAGATTTAGCTGAAGTAGCGATCGGGCCGGAACTACGGCGTGGCGCTACCGACCTTGACGGTGAGGGTGAAACCGTTGGTGGAATCATTGTTATGCGCTATGGCGGCAATGCTGTCGAAACCATTGACAAGGTAAAGCAAAAACTTGAATCACTGAAAAATGGTTTGCCGGAGGGAGTTACTGTAAAAACGGTTTACGATAGGTCGGGATTAATTGAGAGAGCAGTCCACACACTAAAAGAAAAGCTGGTCGAAGAAAGCATCGTTGTAGCGCTGGTGACAGCCCTGTTTCTTTTTCATTTACCCAGTGCTTTTGTTGCAATTTTCACTTTACCGGTGGCAATTCTCATGGCCTTTATTGTGATGAACGCTCAAGGTATTAATGCAAATATAATGAGTCTTGGCGGCATAGCCATTGCGATTGGGGCAATGATTGATGCCGCGATTATCATGATCGAAAATGCCCATAAGCACCTTGAGCGGGATCGAGGTAAAAAACCGCACTGGGAGATAATTTTAGACTCCTCTAAGGAGGTCGGGCCCACCCTATTCTTTTCACTTTTAGTCATTACGGTTTCCTTTCTACCGGTTTTTGCCTTACAGGAACAGGCGGGTAAGCTGTTTAAACCCTTAGCCTATACCAAGACCTATGTCATGGCTGCGGCAGCGCTCCTTTCCGTCACAATTGTGCCAGTGCTCATGGGTTGGTTCATTCGCGGGGAAATAAAGCCAGAACATGCGAATCCAGTTAATCGGTTCCTGATTCGAATTTATCATCCAGCTGTTGATCTCGTCCTGAAATGGCGAAAAACAACAATTCTGGTGGCGTTATTACTTATTGGCTCAATCGCCTATCCACTTTCACAGATGGGATCAGAGTTTATGCCTCCACTCAATGAAGGTGATCTATTGTATATGCCGACAACCATGCCAGGCGTATCAATAACCAAAGCCAAAGAAATTCTCCAGCAGACCGATAAAATCATCCGAACTTTTCCTGAGGTTAAACGTGTATTTGGAAAAGTTGGCAGGGCCGAAACTGCAACCGATCCAGCGCCTCTTTCAATGTTGGAAACAACGATTATGCTCAAACCTGAAGAAGATTGGCGCAAGGTTCCGGCAGTACGATTTTACAGCCATTGGCCAGATTGGGCTGAGCCTGTAAAAAATGGCCTTCGCAAGGTTATTCCTGAAGAAAAAATAATCTCACATGAACAATTAGTCGAAGAACTTAATAACGCCATATCATTTCCTGGCTTAACCAATGCCTGGACAATGCCAATAAAAACTAGAATTGACATGTTGTCCACCGGGATCAAAACTCCGGTTGGCATTAAAATAATGGGCGAAGACCTAGCCATCTTAAGTTCGATTGGCGAAGAGATTGAGGGCTTGATTCAGTCAGTGCCCGGCACTTTAAGCGCTTACTCCGAACGAGTTGTTGGCGGGAACTATCTTGACTTTACAATTGATCGAGTCGCCGCTGCTCGTTATGGCCTCACTGTTGGTGATATTCAAGATGTGATTCAATCGGCAATTGGCGGTATGAACATCGGCCAAACAGTTGAAGGTCTTGAGCGCTATCCGATCAATATCCGTTATCAGCGTGACTATCGAAACAATTTACCAGCCTTAAACAGAGTTCTTGTGCCGCTGCCTAATGGTACTCATATCCCCATTTCACAAGTTGCGAATATCTCAATCATGAAAGGGCCGCCAAGCATAAAAAGTGAAAATTCTCGCCGCACAGCCTGGGTTTATGTGGATATTAAAGGAATTGATGTTGGCACCTATGTCAAAAATGCTCAGGCTGCAGTAGCTGCAAAGATTAAACTGCCAATTGGCTACTCTATTATCTGGAGT
The Desulfobulbaceae bacterium genome window above contains:
- a CDS encoding efflux RND transporter permease subunit is translated as MLEKIIEWSIKNKIMVVILTGFMIVAGGYSLKQTPIDAIPDLSDVQVIIFTEYAGQAPQVVEDQVTYPLTTQMLAVPHAKVVRGYSFFGFSFVYVIFEDGTDIYWARSRVLEYLNYAAGKLPKGVTPSLGPDATGVGWVYEYVLESDRHDLQQLRSIQDWFLRYELAAVEGVSEVASIGGYVKQYQVTINPDRLLSYGVSIPQIRKAIQQSNNDVGGRLIEMGETEFMVRGQGYFKSLDDIEQVVVGTDQKGTPVLVRDLAEVAIGPELRRGATDLDGEGETVGGIIVMRYGGNAVETIDKVKQKLESLKNGLPEGVTVKTVYDRSGLIERAVHTLKEKLVEESIVVALVTALFLFHLPSAFVAIFTLPVAILMAFIVMNAQGINANIMSLGGIAIAIGAMIDAAIIMIENAHKHLERDRGKKPHWEIILDSSKEVGPTLFFSLLVITVSFLPVFALQEQAGKLFKPLAYTKTYVMAAAALLSVTIVPVLMGWFIRGEIKPEHANPVNRFLIRIYHPAVDLVLKWRKTTILVALLLIGSIAYPLSQMGSEFMPPLNEGDLLYMPTTMPGVSITKAKEILQQTDKIIRTFPEVKRVFGKVGRAETATDPAPLSMLETTIMLKPEEDWRKVPAVRFYSHWPDWAEPVKNGLRKVIPEEKIISHEQLVEELNNAISFPGLTNAWTMPIKTRIDMLSTGIKTPVGIKIMGEDLAILSSIGEEIEGLIQSVPGTLSAYSERVVGGNYLDFTIDRVAAARYGLTVGDIQDVIQSAIGGMNIGQTVEGLERYPINIRYQRDYRNNLPALNRVLVPLPNGTHIPISQVANISIMKGPPSIKSENSRRTAWVYVDIKGIDVGTYVKNAQAAVAAKIKLPIGYSIIWSGQFEYMEKAKERLVLVIPMTILLIFMIIYISTKSMIKTAIVFLAVPFSLVGAFWFLYLLDYNTSVAVWVGVIALAGLDAETGVVMLLYLDLAYKGWAKNGRMKTVGDLIQAIHFGAVKRIRPKIMTISVIIAGLLPIMWSHGAGADVMKRIAAPMVGGVVTSGIMELLVYPVIFYIWKSRKLAKSQTPTAMGDVETI